One stretch of Arachis hypogaea cultivar Tifrunner chromosome 20, arahy.Tifrunner.gnm2.J5K5, whole genome shotgun sequence DNA includes these proteins:
- the LOC112782430 gene encoding ubiquinone biosynthesis protein COQ4 homolog, mitochondrial yields MIGGSRVRLNTWQQTAVAVGSAVGALLDPRRADLIAALGETTGKPAFERVLERMRQSTEGRAVLLERPRVISANVGHAWDLPPNTFGAAYARFMGSRNFSPDDRPPVRFMETDELAYVAMRAREVHDFWHTLFDLPTNLIGESALKVIEFEQMYLPMCMLSVIGGTARFNPKQRNLFYQHYLPWAIRAGMQCTDLMGVYYERHFDEDLEELRRKLGIFPAPAAP; encoded by the exons ATGATAGGAGGTAGTCGTGTCAGGCTTAACACATGGCAGCAGACTGCTGTTGCAGTCGGTTCGGCTGTTGGTGCATTGTTAGACCCACGAAGGGCAGATCTGATTGCAGCTTTGGGGGAGACAACTGGGAAGCCTGCTTTTGAGAGAGTTCTTGAAAGGATGAGGCAGAGTACAGAGGGAAGA GCAGTGCTGTTAGAGCGCCCTCGTGTTATATCTGCAAATGTAGGACATGCTTGGGACCTACCACCAAACACATTTGGAGCTGCCTATGCTAGATTTATGGGATCCAGGAACTTTTCACCTGATGATAGACCTCCCGTGCGGTTTATGGAAACAGATGAACTGGCCTATGTAGCCATGCGGGCTCGAGAAGTGCATGACTTTTGGCATACTCTTTTTGACCTTCCTACTAACTTGATTGGGGAGTCAGCACTGAAGGTAATAGAGTTTGAGCAGATGTACCTTCCCATGTGCATGCTGTCTGTCATAGGGGGTACAGCAAGATTCAACCCAAAACAGAGAAATTTATTTTATCAACACTACCTCCCCTGGGCCATTCGTGCTGGCATGCAGTGCACTGATCTTATGGGTGTATATTAtgagcgccattttgatgaagatTTGGAAGAGCTCCGGAGAAAATTGGGCATTTTTCCTGCTCCTGCTGCTCCTTAA